Proteins encoded by one window of Xanthomonas sp. DAR 80977:
- a CDS encoding TonB-dependent receptor, with protein sequence MPHAARSRPHCCSPSVLATAIAFGLLSAGAQAQEAPASDSISQLDTVTVTSSYQKSLITALDNKREDARMTDGISSEDIGKFPAENIAEAIQRIPGVQISTINGRGSTISIRGLGPQYSATTINGQTIKSADFTDGFRYDIIQPEVAAAIEVIKSPSADMDAGGLSGTVNIETTKPLDYKQRKLILSAKEQYSEFAGGAPTPKAVLTYIDQFHLADGGELGVFVNAGYQKLKDRADYLWIDRWYTQDTDDGTLYIPRRPRYRSIERETDRKMLTAGLQWKPNDRLEMNLTALYSQDKTDNDMNQLVYSLDRNYLTVLETEGLTATKVSASNYWLENNRQLERHDLTSQLLTWDAKWKGDAWTFSGVANYTEGKTDEDERAVILGRLPSATLFDMSNPGAISLTTDADATDASAWDQANLVRDEYPNGAITKLSNKEWSLQFDAERYVGAGFLDSVKVGTKFRRETFDRNVWRRDFLYLINSGAVSGYAMFPELSAASSNVSNFLDGNLASQSDWVAPDVYAYAQALAASGITVPVLFAPQASYHIRNDIFSAYALAKIDTDLGSMRLRGNVGVRYESTKRTTDTYLTAASQYSEDANDVVGTERAPYDYHNWLPSLNLVLDMREDLLLRFAAGKVLVRPILDSNTAIATTISSGSNTGGTTTYDVSLGQTDLKALTADQADLSLEWYYGQGGGLTLAGFWKNVKNGTFNSIVCPTTFNGTALSSNGAGDCVDGGGNIYEITATRNDPSKVKIKGYELGWTQSFDAWLPIQGFGLTANFTRVIPQRDTDFKIRNLSEKTWNATGYWENAMFSARLSLNHRSEYEQDSSDSFFAREGHTMKARTQLDAVLGYQATDTLSFQLGGLNLTDKKEEAYKDISSRWQMTGVTGRSFYVSMQWDIL encoded by the coding sequence ATGCCACATGCCGCCCGCTCCCGTCCGCACTGTTGTTCCCCGTCCGTCCTCGCCACCGCCATCGCGTTCGGCCTGCTCAGTGCCGGCGCGCAGGCGCAGGAAGCGCCCGCATCCGATTCGATTTCCCAGCTCGATACGGTGACCGTCACCAGCTCCTACCAGAAGAGCCTGATCACCGCGCTGGACAACAAGCGCGAAGACGCGCGCATGACCGACGGCATCTCCTCGGAGGACATCGGCAAGTTCCCGGCCGAGAACATCGCCGAGGCGATCCAGCGCATTCCCGGCGTGCAGATCTCCACCATCAACGGCCGCGGTTCGACCATCAGCATCCGCGGCCTGGGCCCGCAGTATTCGGCCACCACGATCAACGGCCAGACCATCAAGAGCGCCGATTTCACCGACGGCTTCCGCTACGACATCATCCAGCCGGAAGTGGCCGCGGCGATCGAGGTGATCAAGTCGCCGTCGGCGGACATGGACGCCGGCGGGTTGTCGGGCACGGTCAACATCGAGACCACCAAGCCGCTGGACTACAAGCAGCGCAAGCTGATCCTGTCGGCGAAGGAGCAGTATTCCGAATTCGCCGGCGGCGCGCCGACGCCGAAGGCGGTGCTCACCTACATCGACCAGTTCCATCTGGCCGACGGCGGCGAACTGGGCGTGTTCGTCAACGCCGGCTACCAGAAGCTCAAGGACCGCGCCGACTACCTGTGGATCGACCGCTGGTACACCCAGGACACCGACGACGGCACCCTGTACATCCCGCGCCGCCCGCGCTACCGCTCGATCGAGCGCGAGACCGACCGCAAGATGCTCACCGCCGGCCTGCAGTGGAAGCCTAACGACCGGCTGGAGATGAACCTGACCGCGCTGTATTCGCAGGACAAGACCGACAACGACATGAACCAGTTGGTCTATTCCTTGGACCGCAACTACCTGACCGTGCTGGAGACCGAAGGCCTGACCGCGACCAAGGTGTCGGCGTCCAACTACTGGCTGGAGAACAACCGCCAGCTCGAGCGCCACGACCTGACCTCGCAGCTGCTGACCTGGGACGCCAAGTGGAAGGGCGATGCGTGGACCTTCAGCGGCGTGGCCAACTACACCGAAGGCAAGACCGACGAGGACGAGCGCGCGGTGATCCTCGGCCGCCTGCCGTCGGCGACGCTGTTCGACATGTCCAACCCCGGCGCGATCTCGCTGACCACCGACGCTGACGCCACCGACGCCAGCGCCTGGGACCAGGCCAACCTGGTCCGCGACGAATATCCCAACGGCGCCATCACCAAGCTCAGCAACAAGGAATGGTCGCTGCAGTTCGATGCCGAACGCTATGTCGGCGCCGGCTTCCTCGATTCGGTGAAGGTCGGCACCAAGTTCCGCCGCGAGACCTTCGACCGCAACGTCTGGCGCCGCGACTTCCTGTACCTGATCAACTCCGGCGCGGTGTCCGGCTACGCCATGTTCCCGGAGCTGTCGGCGGCCAGTTCCAACGTCAGCAACTTCCTCGACGGCAACCTGGCCTCGCAGAGCGACTGGGTGGCGCCGGACGTGTACGCCTACGCGCAGGCGCTGGCCGCCTCCGGCATCACCGTGCCGGTGCTGTTCGCGCCGCAGGCCAGCTACCACATCCGCAACGACATCTTCTCCGCCTACGCGCTGGCCAAGATCGACACCGACCTCGGCAGCATGCGCCTGCGCGGCAACGTCGGCGTGCGCTACGAGAGCACCAAGCGCACCACCGACACCTACCTGACCGCCGCCTCGCAGTACAGCGAGGACGCAAACGACGTGGTCGGCACCGAGCGCGCGCCGTACGACTACCACAACTGGCTGCCGAGCCTGAACCTGGTGCTGGACATGCGCGAGGACCTGTTGCTGCGCTTCGCCGCCGGCAAGGTGCTGGTGCGGCCGATCCTGGACAGCAACACCGCCATCGCCACCACCATTTCCTCCGGCAGCAACACCGGCGGCACCACCACCTACGACGTGTCGCTGGGCCAGACCGACCTGAAGGCGCTGACCGCCGACCAGGCCGACCTCAGCCTGGAGTGGTACTACGGCCAGGGCGGCGGCCTGACCCTGGCCGGCTTCTGGAAGAACGTCAAGAACGGCACCTTCAACAGCATCGTCTGCCCGACCACGTTCAACGGCACGGCGCTGTCCAGCAACGGCGCCGGCGACTGCGTGGACGGCGGCGGCAACATCTACGAGATCACCGCCACCCGCAACGATCCGAGCAAGGTCAAGATCAAGGGTTACGAGCTGGGCTGGACGCAGTCGTTCGATGCGTGGCTGCCGATCCAGGGCTTCGGCCTGACCGCCAACTTCACCCGGGTGATCCCGCAGCGCGACACCGACTTCAAGATCCGCAACCTGTCGGAGAAGACCTGGAACGCCACCGGCTACTGGGAGAACGCGATGTTCTCCGCGCGCCTGTCGCTGAACCACCGCAGCGAGTACGAGCAGGACAGCAGCGACAGCTTCTTCGCCCGCGAAGGCC